The Rhinoderma darwinii isolate aRhiDar2 chromosome 8, aRhiDar2.hap1, whole genome shotgun sequence genome has a window encoding:
- the LOC142658615 gene encoding uncharacterized protein LOC142658615 isoform X2: protein MGDYCTALLAFPFSAYYIAVGIGIYVYYRMKKKNKCQPEEELKEVNVHESERKKPDEMTIIDETTEGKRLEKKGNINVIENKTDVTTEGREMEPNENMGETSERGKDIKERKKPDETIIIDKTTEGKVMEIKGDVKDIENKMNVTTKEREANKETVETSRGGKEVESDKKDSEDKHERTTKVGIPQEAKRINGIEHLYRRVRTTFYEITIRIFTECEDLEQ, encoded by the exons ATGG GTGACTACTGTACTGCGCTGCTTGCTTTTCCATTTTCGGCGTATTACATTGCCGTAGGCATTGGCATTTATGTTTACTATCG aatgaaaaaaaagaacaaatgccAACCCGAGGAGGAGCTGAAGGAAGTGAATGTGCATGAGTCAG AAAGAAAGAAACCTGATGAAATGACAATCATAGATGAAACAACTGAAGGGAAAAGATTAGAGAAGAAAGGAAACATAAATGTCATAGAGAATAAGACGGATGTAACAACTGAAGGAAGAGAGATGGAGCCTAATGAGAACATGGGGGAAACATCTGAAAGAGGCAAAGACATAAAAG AAAGAAAGAAACCTGATGAAACGATAATCATAGATAAAACAACTGAAGGAAAAGTAATGGAGATCAAAGGAGACGTAAAGGACATAGAGAATAAGATGAATGTAACAACTAAAGAAAGAGAAGCCAACAAGGAAACTGTGGAAACATCTAGAGGAGGAAAAGAGGTAGAAAGTGACAAAAAGGATAGTGAGGACAAACACGAAAGGACAACTAAAGTGGGAATACCACAGGAAGCAAAGAGAATAAATGGAATAGAACATCTATATAGGAGGGTGAGAACCACGTTCTACGAAATAACCATCAGAATATTTACAGAATGTGAAGATCTGGAGCAGTAA
- the LOC142658615 gene encoding uncharacterized protein LOC142658615 isoform X3 translates to MGRTAGLKQHVKTATTERKKPDEMTIIDETTEGKRLEKKGNINVIENKTDVTTEGREMEPNENMGETSERGKDIKERKKPDETIIIDKTTEGKVMEIKGDVKDIENKMNVTTKEREANKETVETSRGGKEVESDKKDSEDKHERTTKVGIPQEAKRINGIEHLYRRVRTTFYEITIRIFTECEDLEQ, encoded by the exons ATGGGGAGAACCGCAGGGTTAAAACAACATGTAAAAACAGCAACCACAG AAAGAAAGAAACCTGATGAAATGACAATCATAGATGAAACAACTGAAGGGAAAAGATTAGAGAAGAAAGGAAACATAAATGTCATAGAGAATAAGACGGATGTAACAACTGAAGGAAGAGAGATGGAGCCTAATGAGAACATGGGGGAAACATCTGAAAGAGGCAAAGACATAAAAG AAAGAAAGAAACCTGATGAAACGATAATCATAGATAAAACAACTGAAGGAAAAGTAATGGAGATCAAAGGAGACGTAAAGGACATAGAGAATAAGATGAATGTAACAACTAAAGAAAGAGAAGCCAACAAGGAAACTGTGGAAACATCTAGAGGAGGAAAAGAGGTAGAAAGTGACAAAAAGGATAGTGAGGACAAACACGAAAGGACAACTAAAGTGGGAATACCACAGGAAGCAAAGAGAATAAATGGAATAGAACATCTATATAGGAGGGTGAGAACCACGTTCTACGAAATAACCATCAGAATATTTACAGAATGTGAAGATCTGGAGCAGTAA
- the LOC142658615 gene encoding uncharacterized protein LOC142658615 isoform X1: protein MNGDYCTALLAFPFSAYYIAVGIGIYVYYRMKKKNKCQPEEELKEVNVHESERKKPDEMTIIDETTEGKRLEKKGNINVIENKTDVTTEGREMEPNENMGETSERGKDIKERKKPDETIIIDKTTEGKVMEIKGDVKDIENKMNVTTKEREANKETVETSRGGKEVESDKKDSEDKHERTTKVGIPQEAKRINGIEHLYRRVRTTFYEITIRIFTECEDLEQ, encoded by the exons ATGAACG GTGACTACTGTACTGCGCTGCTTGCTTTTCCATTTTCGGCGTATTACATTGCCGTAGGCATTGGCATTTATGTTTACTATCG aatgaaaaaaaagaacaaatgccAACCCGAGGAGGAGCTGAAGGAAGTGAATGTGCATGAGTCAG AAAGAAAGAAACCTGATGAAATGACAATCATAGATGAAACAACTGAAGGGAAAAGATTAGAGAAGAAAGGAAACATAAATGTCATAGAGAATAAGACGGATGTAACAACTGAAGGAAGAGAGATGGAGCCTAATGAGAACATGGGGGAAACATCTGAAAGAGGCAAAGACATAAAAG AAAGAAAGAAACCTGATGAAACGATAATCATAGATAAAACAACTGAAGGAAAAGTAATGGAGATCAAAGGAGACGTAAAGGACATAGAGAATAAGATGAATGTAACAACTAAAGAAAGAGAAGCCAACAAGGAAACTGTGGAAACATCTAGAGGAGGAAAAGAGGTAGAAAGTGACAAAAAGGATAGTGAGGACAAACACGAAAGGACAACTAAAGTGGGAATACCACAGGAAGCAAAGAGAATAAATGGAATAGAACATCTATATAGGAGGGTGAGAACCACGTTCTACGAAATAACCATCAGAATATTTACAGAATGTGAAGATCTGGAGCAGTAA